The Spirosoma foliorum genome has a window encoding:
- a CDS encoding TrmH family RNA methyltransferase, which yields MLSKNQLKYIQSLHQKKYRQQYGAFLVEGAKSVQEVLQSDFQIELVVATEAFYKENARLTDHQRTPVEIASVGDLERAGTLESNNAALAVVKTKENRPLLAEPGEIALILDDIRDPGNLGTILRIADWYGVRKILCSETTADVYNPKVISASKGSFTRVQWWYGNVVEVLNQKNTPLAVYGAFLGGEDVHTLAFSQSGYLVMGNESNGIRPEVAQFVTQRVTIPRYGDAESLNVGIATAVLLDNIRRVNAGQ from the coding sequence ATGCTTTCTAAAAATCAACTTAAATATATTCAGTCGCTGCACCAGAAAAAATACCGGCAGCAGTATGGGGCATTTCTGGTCGAAGGGGCCAAGAGCGTTCAGGAAGTTCTACAGTCTGATTTTCAGATTGAACTTGTTGTAGCGACCGAAGCATTCTACAAAGAAAACGCTCGCTTAACAGACCACCAACGAACGCCCGTCGAAATTGCATCGGTTGGTGATCTTGAACGCGCTGGCACCCTCGAAAGTAATAACGCAGCGCTCGCTGTGGTCAAAACGAAAGAGAACCGTCCGCTATTGGCCGAACCAGGCGAGATCGCTTTAATTTTAGATGATATTCGGGACCCTGGTAATCTTGGTACCATCCTCAGAATTGCCGACTGGTATGGCGTCCGGAAAATTCTCTGCTCCGAAACCACAGCCGATGTGTATAACCCCAAAGTTATTTCGGCTAGCAAAGGCTCCTTTACCCGGGTGCAGTGGTGGTATGGCAATGTTGTTGAAGTGCTGAATCAAAAAAACACCCCATTGGCTGTTTACGGCGCTTTTTTAGGCGGTGAGGATGTGCATACACTGGCATTTAGTCAATCGGGTTATCTGGTGATGGGCAATGAATCGAACGGAATCCGCCCCGAAGTAGCGCAGTTCGTGACGCAACGTGTGACGATTCCGCGCTATGGCGATGCTGAGTCATTAAACGTTGGAATCGCTACCGCTGTTTTATTAGATAATATTCGACGGGTTAATGCAGGGCAGTAA